In a single window of the Nicotiana tomentosiformis chromosome 8, ASM39032v3, whole genome shotgun sequence genome:
- the LOC104092053 gene encoding flavonoid 3'-monooxygenase CYP75B137-like has product MSLKFLNPLFDSFPWHLQEPNIEQNGVFFSYILGIIALLWFVWIFINRSKKEQLPLPPGPKALPLVGNLLSLDPELHTYFASLCQIYGPICRLWLGKKVGIIITSPALAREILKDQDTIFANRDVPAAGREATYGGKDIVWTPYGPKWRMLRKVCVRDMLSGSTLDSVYTLRKKELRRTISYLYNQKGVAVNIGEQMFLTVLNVITSMLWGGTVKGEERSSLGAEFRLVVTEMTELLGTPNVSDFYPGLARFDLQGVTKKMKVLAKRFDRIFETMIDQRQKMDRNGGIGSGVGQESKDFLQVLLKLKDQADAKMPLTMTELKALLMDMVVGGTDTTSNMVEFAMAEIMNKPEVLRKSQQELETVVGKDNIVEESHIQHLPYLYAVMKEALRMHPALPLLVPHCPSETVTVGGYTVPKGSRVFINVWAIQRDPSIWENPTEFLPERFLDSNWDYSGNDFNYFPFGSGRRICAGIAMAERMFMYSLASLIHSFDWKLPEGEKLDLEEKFGIVFKKKLPLVAIPTPRLSNPTLYE; this is encoded by the exons ATGTCTCTCAAGTTTCTCAATCCTCTGTTTGATTCTTTTCCATGGCATTTGCAGGAACCAAATATTGAGCAAAATGGTGTCTTTTTCTCCTATATTCTTGGAATTATAGCTTTACTATGGTTTGTTTGGATTTTTATCAACAGGTCAAAGAAGGAACAACTCCCATTGCCACCAGGGCCTAAAGCTTTGCCTTTAGTAGGTAATCTCCTCTCTCTTGATCCTGAACTCCACACCTATTTTGCTTCTCTTTGCCAAATTTATGGTCCCATTTGTAGACTATGGCTTGGTAAAAAAGTTGGTATTATTATTACTTCTCCTGCTTTAGCTCGTGAGATTCTTAAGGATCAAGATACAATTTTTGCTAATAGAGATGTGCCTGCTGCTGGTAGAGAAGCTACATATGGTGGTAAAGATATAGTTTGGACTCCTTATGGACCAAAATGGCGCATGTTGAGAAAAGTTTGTGTTCGTGATATGCTTAGTGGTTCTACTTTAGATTCTGTTTATACACTAAGGAAAAAAGAGCTTAGAAGGACAATTAGTTACCTCTATAATCAGAAGGGTGTAGCAGTGAATATTGGTGAACAGATGTTTTTGACTGTGCTTAATGTGATTACAAGTATGTTATGGGGTGGTACAGTGAAGGGAGAGGAAAGATCTAGTCTTGGTGCAGAGTTTAGGCTTGTTGTGACTGAGATGACTGAGTTGTTAGGTACTCCGAATGTGTCCGATTTCTATCCGGGCTTGGCTAGGTTTGATTTGCAAGGTGTGACAAAGAAGATGAAGGTGTTGGCAAAGAGATTTGATAGGATATTTGAGACTATGATTGATCAAAGACAGAAAATGGATAGAAATGGTGGGATAGGAAGTGGTGTTGGACAAGAAAGCAAGGACTTTTTACAAGTTTTGCTTAAGTTGAAAGATCAAGCAGATGCGAAAATGCCTCTTACCATGACTGAACTCAAAGCCTTACTCATG GATATGGTTGTTGGTGGAACTGACACAACCTCCAACATGGTTGAGTTTGCCATGGCTGAAATTATGAACAAACCAGAGGTACTGAGGAAATCACAACAGGAACTAGAGACAGTTGTGGGCAAAGATAACATAGTGGAAGAGTCTCATATTCAGCATTTACCATATCTCTATGCAGTTATGAAAGAAGCCTTGCGCATGCATCCAGCTCTCCCACTGTTGGTGCCTCATTGTCCTAGTGAGACAGTCACTGTGGGAGGATACACCGTTCCTAAAGGATCTCGTGTTTTCATAAATGTATGGGCAATACAGAGAGATCCCTCTATATGGGAAAATCCGACTGAGTTCCTTCCAGAGAGATTTTTGGACAGTAATTGGGACTATAGTGGAAATGATTTCAACTATTTTCCATTTGGTTCTGGCAGGAGAATTTGTGCGGGGATAGCCATGGCAGAGAGAATGTTCATGTATTCACTGGCTTCACTCATTCATTCTTTCGACTGGAAGTTGCCTGAAGGAGAGAAATTAGACCTTGAAGAGAAGTTTGGGATTGTTTTTAAGAAGAAACTGCCTCTGGTGGCTATACCTACTCCAAGATTATCCAATCCAACTCTCTATGAGTAA
- the LOC138898097 gene encoding ent-cassadiene hydroxylase-like produces MSLKFFKPLFDYWPWRLHEANIEQNGIFFSNILGIVALLLFVWIFIKKSKKGQPPLPPGAKALPLVGNLLSLDPELHAYFASLSQTYGPICRLWLGKKVGIIITSPALAREVLKEQDTIFANGDAPAAAREFSYGGKDIV; encoded by the coding sequence ATGTCTCTCAAGTTCTTCAAACCTCTATTTGATTATTGGCCGTGGCGTTTGCATGAAGCCAATATTGAGCAAAATGGTATCTTTTTCTCCAATATTCTTGGAATTGTAGCTTTACTATTGTTTGTTTGGATTTTCATCAAGAAGTCAAAGAAGGGACAACCCCCATTGCCACCAGGGGCTAAAGCTTTGCCTTTAGTAGGTAATCTCCTCTCTCTTGATCCTGAACTCCACGCCTATTTTGCATCACTTTCCCAAACTTATGGCCCTATTTGTAGACTCTGGCTTGGTAAAAAAGTTGGGATTATCATTACCTCTCCTGCTTTAGCTCGTGAGGTGCTTAAGGAACAAGATACTATTTTTGCTAACGGAGATGCGCCTGCTGCTGCTAGAGAATTTTCATATGGTGGTAAGGACATAGTTTGA
- the LOC138891447 gene encoding cytochrome P450 93A2-like, whose translation MLRKISVREMLNGSTLDSVYALRRRVFRQTVNYLYNQAGSPVSIGEQMFLNALNVITSMLWGDTVKGEERASLGAEFRLLVTGMTELIGTPDVSDFYPGLARFDLQGVTKKMKVLAKRVDKIFETIIDQRRKTDRDGGMGSGVGQERKDFLQVLLKLKDDADAKIPLTMSELKALLMDMIVGGTDTTSNTVEFAIAEIMNNPKVLRKLQQELETVVGKDNIVEESHIQNLPYLYAVMKEVLRIHPVVPLLVPHCPSETVTVGGYTIPKGSRVFINVWAIQRDPSIWENPTEFYPERFLDNKLDYSGNDFNFIPFGSGRRMCAGIAMAERMFMYSLASLIHSFDWKFPEGERVDLTEKFGIVLKKKIPLVAIPTPRLSSPTLYE comes from the exons ATGTTGAGGAAGATTTCTGTTCGTGAAATGCTTAATGGTTCTACTTTAGACTCCGTTTATGCACTAAGGCGACGGGTGTTTAGACAGACAGTTAATTACTTATATAATCAGGCAGGTTCACCAGTGAGTATCGGTGAGCAGATGTTCTTGAATGCTCTTAATGTGATTACGAGCATGTTATGGGGTGACACAGTGAAGGGTGAGGAAAGAGCTAGTCTCGGTGCAGAGTTTAGGCTTCTTGTGACTGGGATGACTGAGCTGATAGGTACTCCGGATGTTTCGGATTTTTACCCGGGCTTGGCTAGGTTTGATTTGCAAGGTGTAACAAAGAAGATGAAGGTGTTGGCAAAGCGGGTTGACAAGATATTTGAGACCATTATTGATCAAAGACGGAAAACGGATAGAGATGGTGGGATGGGAAGTGGTGTTGGCCAAGAAAGGAAGGATTTTTTACAGGTTTTGCTGAAGTTGAAAGATGATGCCGATGCCAAAATACCTCTGACCATGTCTGAACTCAAAGCCTTACTCATG GATATGATTGTTGGTGGAACTGACACAACCTCCAACACGGTTGAGTTTGCCATAGCTGAAATTATGAACAATCCAAAGGTCCTGAGGAAATTACAACAGGAACTGGAGACAGTTGTGGGCAAAGATAACATAGTAGAAGAGTCTCATATTCAGAACTTACCATATCTCTATGCAGTTATGAAAGAAGTCTTGCGCATACATCCAGTGGTCCCACTATTGGTGCCACATTGTCCTAGTGAGACAGTCACTGTGGGAGGATACACCATTCCTAAAGGATCTCGTGTTTTCATAAATGTATGGGCTATACAGAGAGATCCCTCTATATGGGAAAATCCGACTGAGTTCTATCCGGAAAGATTTTTGGACAATAAATTGGATTATAGTGGAAATGATTTCAACTTTATTCCATTTGGTTCTGGAAGAAGAATGTGTGCGGGAATAGCCATGGCAGAGAGGATGTTCATGTATTCACTGGCTTCACTTATTCACTCTTTCGACTGGAAGTTTCCCGAAGGAGAGAGAGTAGACCTTACAGAGAAGTTTGGTATTGttttgaagaagaaaattccTCTGGTGGCTATACCTACTCCAAGATTATCCAGCCCAACACTCTATGAGTAA
- the LOC104092054 gene encoding cytochrome P450 93A3-like yields MEKLASILIIGFISEVNFRSSAKTIFPLNMALAPLTELGLAALTLSIVFLTILWYKRTSNIPQKTEPRLPPGPRGLPIVGFLPFLRPNLHHQLTELSQKYGPIYKFWLGSKLCIVLNSPSLAKEVVRDQDSVFANRDPSIAGLLATYGGLDIALSPYGSYWRDMRKLFVSEMLSNRNLEACYSLRKHEVRKAIRNVHTKIAYPIDIGELSFVTEMNVIMSMIFGSNFVEEKEKHAKDGAEFRELVIKFLQMLAKPNISDFFPMLARFDLQGIQKEMEALLKSVERILDPAINECMKMLSDKRESKIQGNAKKDFVQILLELMEQKNIGISVDLVQIKAILLDIVIGGTDTTITMVEWVMAELLNNPEVMTKVQKELKNVVGMNNIVEESHLPKLHYLDAVVKETFRLHPALPLLVPKRPSQSAIVGGYTIPEGTKVLLNVYAIHRDP; encoded by the exons ATGGAAAAATTAGCTTCTATATTGATAATTGGCTTCATTTCAGAAGTTAATTTTAGAAGCAGCGCTAAGACTATCTTCCCACTAAACATGGCTTTAGCACCTCTAACCGAGCTTGGTCTTGCAGCTCTCACCCTTTCAATTGTATTCCTAACAATTCTATGGTACAAAAGGACATCAAATATACCACAGAAGACAGAACCTAGGTTGCCACCAGGGCCTCGTGGCCTTCCAATTGTGGGATTCTTACCATTCCTCCGCCCCAATTTGCACCATCAACTTACAGAATTGTCACAGAAGTATGGTCCAATATACAAGTTTTGGCTAGGAAGCAAACTATGCATTGTGTTGAATTCACCATCCTTAGCCAAAGAAGTGGTTCGTGATCAAGACTCTGTTTTTGCCAACCGTGACCCTTCTATTGCAGGATTGCTGGCCACATATGGTGGATTAGATATTGCACTTTCTCCCTATGGCTCCTATTGGCGTGATATGCGCAAACTGTTTGTGAGTGAGATGCTAAGCAACAGGAACCTTGAGGCTTGTTATAGTCTTCGGAAACACGAGGTCAGAAAGGCAATCAGAAACGTGCATACCAAGATTGCCTACCCCATTGACATTGGTGAATTGTCTTTTGTAACTGAAATGAATGTAATCATGAGTATGATCTTTGGCAGTAATTTTGTAGAGGAAAAGGAGAAGCATGCAAAAGATGGAGCTGAGTTCAGGGAATTGGTGATAAAATTTCTTCAAATGTTGGCAAAGCCAAACATATCAGACTTCTTCCCTATGCTTGCCAGGTTTGATTTACAAGGAATACAGAAAGAGATGGAGGCTCTCTTGAAGTCTGTTGAACGTATATTGGACCCTGCCATAAACGAATGCATGAAGATGCTTTCGGACAAAAGAGAGAGTAAAATTCAGGGGAATGCTAAGAAGGATTTTGTGCAGATCCTATTAGAGCTAATGGAGCAGAAAAATATTGGTATATCAGTGGACTTGGTGCAAATAAAGGCCATCTTGCTG GACATTGTGATTGGTGGGACTGACACTACAATCACGATGGTTGAATGGGTAATGGCGGAGCTTCTGAATAACCCAGAGGTAATGACAAAGGTGCAAAAGGAGCTGAAAAATGTAGTAGGGATGAATAACATTGTTGAAGAATCCCATTTACCAAAACTACACTATCTTGATGCAGTTGTAAAGGAGACATTTCGTCTACACCCTGCATTACCACTGCTTGTCCCTAAGCGCCCAAGCCAATCTGCAATAGTAGGTGGATACACAATACCTGAGGGAACTAAAGTACTCTTGAATGTTTATGCAATTCATAGGGATCCTTAA